GGCGTGCGGGGGGCCAGAAGGCCAGCGGACACTCCTCTCCAGGTTGAAGTTCTGCGAGACGCAACCCCGCACCGTTGAGGGCCACATGCCGAAGTCAGACACCCTGAAGTACTACACCTCCGAGTCCGTCAGTGAGGGCCACCCCGACAAGCTCGCGGATTTCATCTCGGACAGCATTCTGGACGAGTTCCTGCGGCAGGAGCCGAAGGCGCGCGTGGCCGTCGAGACGCTCCTCACGACCGGTATGGCCGTCGTGGCGGGTGAGGTGACGGCCGCGACCGCGCACGTCGACGTGCAGCGCGTGGTGCGCGAGGCCGTCAAGACGGTCGGGTACACGCGCGCGCACTACGGTTTCGACGCCGAGTACAGCGCCGTGCTCGTCGCGCTGCACGAGCAGTCGCCGGACATCGCGGGCGGCGTGAACTACTCCGAGGAGTGGCGCGACATGAGCAGCGAACAGCGCCAGGACCCCCGCAACGCCGAGTCCATGACGGGCGCGGGCGACCAGGGCCTGATGTTCGGGTACGCGACCGACGAGACGCCCGAACTGATGCCGCTGCCCATCTCGCTCGCGCACCGCATCACGCGCCGCCTCGCGGAACTCCGTAAGGACGGCACGCTGCCGTACCTGCGGCCCGACGCGAAAGCGCAGGTGACGGTCGTGCGCGACGGCGAGATCGGCGCGGAACGCGACCTGTGGGTCGACACGGTCGTCATCTCCACCCAGCACGACGAGCACACCGAGCAGTCCACCATCCGGGCGGACCTGGAGCGGCTCGTGATCCGGCACGTCATCCCGGCCGAGTTCCTGCGCCCGGACACGAAATTGTTCATCAACCCCAGCGGGAAGTTCGTGATCGGCGGGCCGCACGGCGACACGGGCCTCACGGGCCGCAAGATCATCGTGGACACGTACGGCGGCGCGGTCCCGCACGGCGGCGGCGCGTTCTCCGGCAAGGACCCGACCAAGGTGGACCGTTCCGCCGCGTACTACGCGCGCTACATCGCCAAGAACCTCGTCGCGGCGGGCCTCGCGCGCCGCGCGCTGGTGGAGGTCGCGTACGCCATCGGGCGCGCGTCCCCGGTGTCGCTGCGCGTGGAGAGTTACGGCACGGGCCAGCTGAGCGACCAGCAGCTCGCGACGCTGGTGGAGGGCGCCTTCGACGCGCGCCCGCAGGCGATCATCCGGCAGCTGGACCTGCTGCGCCCCATCTACGCCGCGACCGCCGCGTACGGGCACTTCGGACGCGAGGAATTCCCGTGGGAGGCGACCGACCGCGCGGACGCCCTGCGGGACGCGGCCGCCCAGACAGCCCCCGCCCGCTGAGGGTCCGGACTGATACCCTGAACGCATGAAAGAAGCCGTCAGCACCCCGAACGCCCCCGCCGCCATCGGCCCGTACAGTCAGGCCACCGTGTCCGGCAACATGGTGTACACCAGCGGTCAGATTCCGCTGCGCCCGGACGGGTCGCTGCTGGACGGCGACGTGACCGCGCAGGCGCATCAGGTGCTCGAGAACCTCAGGGCGCTGCTGGAGGCGGCCGGGTCGGGCCTGGACCGCGTTCTGAAGACCACCGTGTTCCTGAAGGACATGGAGGACTTCGCTGCGATGAACGCCGTGTACGCCGAGTACTTCAGCGAGCCGTTCCCGGCGCGCAGCACCGTGCAGGTCGCGAAGCTCCCGCGTGACGTGCGCGTGGAGATCGAAGCGGTCGCCGAACGGCACTGAGCCCGCCGCAGGACGCAGAAGGAGAGGGGGAACCGGCAGCTGGTCCGGTTCCCCCTCTCCTTTTCACCTTTCCGGAGCGGAATGCGGGTCAGTTCTGCAGGAGACCGGCGGCGCCGCGCACGAGCAGGACGGCCAGCAGCACGCTGAGCAGGAGGGCCGCGCCGAGGATGGCGGGCACCAGCCAGCGGCGGTGGGCGGCGAAGGTGTCGGCGCGCGTGCGGGCGTGCCCGAGCACGTCGGCGGGCAGGAAGCGCGTGGCGAAGGCGAGCAGGGCGGGCACGACGAGCAGGTCGTCGCCGTACCCGACGAGCGGGATGGAGTCGGGGAGCAGGTCGACGGGCGAGACGGTGTACAGCAGGGCGGCCAGACCGATGAGGCGGGCGCTGGCGGGCGTGCGGCGGTCCGCGAGGGCGAGCAGCAGGCTGAGCGCGTCGCGCCACACGTGGCGCAGGCGGGCGGGAACGAGGCGGGTGAGGAGCGGGCGGGTGAGGTTGCGGGTCATGTCGTTACCTTCCGGTGGGGGTGGGGGGTGGGCCGCCAGGGGCGGGCGGGGTCGCCTGCCCTCCCGGCCGGATGGGCGTGGTGGGATCGGTGGTGCGGGGGGCGCCGAGGTCGGCGTCACTGAGGTCGGTCTCGTCTGGGTCTTCGCTGGCGTCGTCGTCCGTGAGATCCAGGCCGGGCAGGCCGAGAATGAATTCCGCGCCGCCCAGTTCGCCGTCCGGGTGTCGCCAGTTGCCTCCGGTCAGGTCGCCGCCGTGCATGCGGGCGATCTGGCGACTGACGCTCAGGCCCAGGCCGCTGCTGCCCGAGCCGCTCACGAAGGGGTCGAAGATGCGTTCGCCCAGTTCGGGCGGGAGTCCGGCGCCGCTGTCGCGTGCGACGAAGCGTACCGCTTCGGGCGTCTCGTGCAGGTCGAGGGTCACGTCGCCGTCCTTTCCGGCGGCGCGCCTGCCGTTGGCGAGCAGGTTCCGGAGGGCCTGCGTGAGGCGGTCCGGGTCGCACAGCACGAAGGCGCCCCAGTCGCCCGTGAAGGTCGTGCCGGGCACGAGGCGGTCCAGGCGCTCGCGGAGCTGCCGGGCGGGAATGTAGTGGTACGCGAGCTTCAGTTCCAGCTGGCCGCGCGCGAGCTGCATGAGGTCCTGCGTGGTGAAGGTGAGTTCGTCCGCGACGAGCGCGGCGCGGCGCACGTCGGGGTCCGTGCCGAGCGACGCGGCCTGCGCGAGCGACGCGCGCAGCACCGTGAGCGGCGCGCCGAGTTCGTGCACGATCTGCCCGAGCAGCTGCTTCTCGCGGGACTGCTGCGTCTCGATGCGTGACAGCAGCAGGTTGATGGCGCTCAGCAGTTCGTACACCTCGTCCTGACGGCGCGGGAGGGGCAGGGCGGCCACGCTGGTGCTGGGGTTGATGCGTCCGGCGAGCATCGCGGCCTGCCCGAGGCCCCGCAGGGCGCGGCGTCCGGCGAGCCACGCGAGGAGCAGCGTGAGGAGCGGCGTGCCGATCACGGCGAACGTCAGGACGCGCAGGGCGCTCTGGCGGGCCTGCATGATCACGTCCTCGGACAGGCCCACCCAGATGAACCCGCCCGCCTTGAGGGGCCGCGTGGCGACCTTGACGGGCGTGTCGTCCAGGCGCACCTCGGTCAGGCCGGGGAAGGGGAAGGGGGCCTTCTCGTACTCGCGCAGGCCGGCCGTGGCGAACAGCACGTGGCCCGCGGCGTCCACCACCATGCTGTAGCTCCCGGCCGGGGCGACCTGCGTCTGTCCGAGGCCCGCCGAGGGGCTGTTGAAGCCCTCCGCAAGCCGGTCGGCGCGTTCCGAGAGTCGCGCCTGGAACTGCCCGTCGAGGTCGTGCAGGAGCTGCACCGTCATGACGGCCCCGACGAGCGTGACGAGCGCCAGGGCGAGCAGGGTGTACATCACGGCCAGCCGGAAACGCAGGCTGTGCATCCAGGTGGGGAGGTGCAGGGTCATCCGGCGGCGCGGGGCTCAGACCTGCAGGACATAGCCGACGTTGCGGATGGTGCGGATCCGGAGGTCCGACCCGACGCCCTCCAGCTTCTTGCGCAGCTGCGAGATGCGGACCTCAACGCTGTTGGAGTTGGGGGTTTCCCAGCCGTACAGGTGAGATTCGATGTCGGCGCGCGAGAAGACGCGTTCGGGCGTGCGCATCATGAGTTCCAGGATGCGGGCCTCGTGTTCGGTGAGGGTGGCGTTCTCGCTGCCGACCGTCAGGGTGAGGCTGCTGCTGCTGAGGCTGGTGTTGCCGAGGTTGACGCCGGTGCCGGACGCGGTGCGGCGCAGCAGCGCGCCGATGCGCGCGTCGAGTTCCGGCATCGCGAAGGGTTTGGTGAGGTAGTCGTCGGCGCCCGCGTTGAGGCCCGCCACGCGTTCCTGCACGCCGCTGCGGGCGCTGAGCACGAGGACGGGGGTGCTGCTGTACTGCCGGAGGCTCTGCACGAGGTCCAGGCCGTCGCCGTCCGGCAGGTTCAGGTCCAGCAGGATGAGCTGGGCGCTGTGCGTGCCGAGCCACGCCTGCGCTTCCTTGATGGTGCCGGCGTGGAAGGTCTGGTAGTCGGCGCTGAGGTAGTCGCGCAGCAGCGGGCCGAGGTGGGGGTCGTCTTCGACAATCAGCAGTTGGGCGAGCATGTGGACCGTCCTTTGGGGGTGTCGTGGTGGGCGGGGTGGGCGGCCGTCACTTGTTGGACGGCGCGGTCTTGAGGCCCGGCAGGCTGAATGTGCGTACGCTGTTCTGGACGCTGGGCGTGAGTTTGAAGGTGCCGAGGAAGCGGTTGAGAGGCTGCAGGGTGCCGCCCGCGAAGAGGCTGAGCGCACCGCCCGTGAGCTGGCCGTTGTAGCGCGGCATGAGGCCCGCGTAGCTGTTCTTTTCGCTGTCGTCGCGGATGAAGATGGCGACCACGGGGCCGCTGTAGTCCGTGACGAGCTGCAGATTGAATTTGTTGCCGGTGGCCTCGCCGTACCCGAGTTTCGTCTGCAGCTGCGGGTCCCACACGACGAGCTGCACGGCCTGGGCTGGGAGCGCCAGTGCGGCCAGCAGTGCCGTGACGAGGAGGGAGCGGTGGAGCGTCTTCATGTCTGCCTTATCTTACTGCCGCGCCGTGACTGGACCCTGACAGGGCGGTGCGTGTCAGGCGTTCCGGGACGTCCGGAACCCCCAGCGTAGGCGAGGTGCCTGAAGGACCGCTGACGCCGGATCAAGGTGTCTTCATGCTGCCGGACACGTCGTGCAGCCCCCGGGCGGCGCGGTGTCCGCGCGGCCGACCGCTCTTCCTCCGCCCTACCGCTCGCCTCGCCCCTGTACGCAGCACGGGGTTCAGTCGGCGGCCGGAGGGGCGGCCAGGGTGCGCAGCAGGGTGTCCTGCACGCGCCGCAGGTCCTGGCCCGGCCCGGCGTAGCGGTCCATCAGGATGGAGAACACCAGCACGCGCCCACCGCCCGGCCGGGTGTCCGGCAGGCCGAGGTAGCCGGACAGGGACGACACGCCCGGCAGGGTGCCGGTCTTGGCGCGCACGTCGAGGCCCGCGAGGCGCGAGGCGAGCGTGCCGCCCAGTTCGGTGTCGGCGCGGGTGGCGGTGCCGGTCCCGGCGCGCGGCAGCGCCTCGATCAGGGGGTTCTTCCGCTGCCGGTACGCCTGCAGCGGCGTGAGGCCGCTGGGCTGCGCGTGCAGGTACGTCCAGCGCAGCAGGCCGACCAGCAGGCGCGGCGTGAGGCGGTCCTGCCCG
The nucleotide sequence above comes from Deinococcus aquiradiocola. Encoded proteins:
- the metK gene encoding methionine adenosyltransferase, with amino-acid sequence MPKSDTLKYYTSESVSEGHPDKLADFISDSILDEFLRQEPKARVAVETLLTTGMAVVAGEVTAATAHVDVQRVVREAVKTVGYTRAHYGFDAEYSAVLVALHEQSPDIAGGVNYSEEWRDMSSEQRQDPRNAESMTGAGDQGLMFGYATDETPELMPLPISLAHRITRRLAELRKDGTLPYLRPDAKAQVTVVRDGEIGAERDLWVDTVVISTQHDEHTEQSTIRADLERLVIRHVIPAEFLRPDTKLFINPSGKFVIGGPHGDTGLTGRKIIVDTYGGAVPHGGGAFSGKDPTKVDRSAAYYARYIAKNLVAAGLARRALVEVAYAIGRASPVSLRVESYGTGQLSDQQLATLVEGAFDARPQAIIRQLDLLRPIYAATAAYGHFGREEFPWEATDRADALRDAAAQTAPAR
- a CDS encoding RidA family protein; its protein translation is MKEAVSTPNAPAAIGPYSQATVSGNMVYTSGQIPLRPDGSLLDGDVTAQAHQVLENLRALLEAAGSGLDRVLKTTVFLKDMEDFAAMNAVYAEYFSEPFPARSTVQVAKLPRDVRVEIEAVAERH
- a CDS encoding YkvA family protein, translating into MTRNLTRPLLTRLVPARLRHVWRDALSLLLALADRRTPASARLIGLAALLYTVSPVDLLPDSIPLVGYGDDLLVVPALLAFATRFLPADVLGHARTRADTFAAHRRWLVPAILGAALLLSVLLAVLLVRGAAGLLQN
- a CDS encoding response regulator transcription factor, giving the protein MLAQLLIVEDDPHLGPLLRDYLSADYQTFHAGTIKEAQAWLGTHSAQLILLDLNLPDGDGLDLVQSLRQYSSTPVLVLSARSGVQERVAGLNAGADDYLTKPFAMPELDARIGALLRRTASGTGVNLGNTSLSSSSLTLTVGSENATLTEHEARILELMMRTPERVFSRADIESHLYGWETPNSNSVEVRISQLRKKLEGVGSDLRIRTIRNVGYVLQV
- a CDS encoding sensor histidine kinase encodes the protein MTLHLPTWMHSLRFRLAVMYTLLALALVTLVGAVMTVQLLHDLDGQFQARLSERADRLAEGFNSPSAGLGQTQVAPAGSYSMVVDAAGHVLFATAGLREYEKAPFPFPGLTEVRLDDTPVKVATRPLKAGGFIWVGLSEDVIMQARQSALRVLTFAVIGTPLLTLLLAWLAGRRALRGLGQAAMLAGRINPSTSVAALPLPRRQDEVYELLSAINLLLSRIETQQSREKQLLGQIVHELGAPLTVLRASLAQAASLGTDPDVRRAALVADELTFTTQDLMQLARGQLELKLAYHYIPARQLRERLDRLVPGTTFTGDWGAFVLCDPDRLTQALRNLLANGRRAAGKDGDVTLDLHETPEAVRFVARDSGAGLPPELGERIFDPFVSGSGSSGLGLSVSRQIARMHGGDLTGGNWRHPDGELGGAEFILGLPGLDLTDDDASEDPDETDLSDADLGAPRTTDPTTPIRPGGQATPPAPGGPPPTPTGR